Proteins encoded together in one Octopus bimaculoides isolate UCB-OBI-ISO-001 chromosome 24, ASM119413v2, whole genome shotgun sequence window:
- the LOC106877860 gene encoding cGMP-specific 3',5'-cyclic phosphodiesterase: METEFTEEAELTQEEVDDFLVKNPIFVRSWLSRRGLGDLGEELYNQKLKEEAMDSFIDFLQNLLFHKKLSRRNQLESLTTNEMYKEILKVLNSEIHIHFVCHKVLQNLCILLQCEKANLFMVRGAGKIQYLTSTLFDVTAESTLEESLHTEENAIRVPFGKDISGYVAQSKCLLNIKDAYQDPRFLSNVDEKTGFRTKSILCVPILDSGDNLLAVAQIMNKKDNHFDSEDEIICESFLSFCAISMRCNNFLRRSFEEYAHHKLLLRLNRCILKYQNSLMKLISEITKLAMEMLQCESIIIYLSDPKKDSIHPTETSKVFQLLKGASDISEEIITPKIKLAIEQNINSGNTLDMFLSREFIEQDTIDLECKIESQLICLAIKDASKNFVGWIVYSKDSRDIFSQNDISLMEIFAMFCGLAIYNCRLYETAANMLDQIEFTNKVLSYYTTCDPEIVDHFLSMEVLSSSFYKIYRFDFNDFLYSEDDSILLVVRIFLEAKTLSVLNIPKKLLYRWILTVKKNYRPVIYHNWRHAINVTQMMFCMLTTGKLQIYFTEFDQICLLMASLCHDLDHRGYNNAFQVKTASPLATLYSTSVLENHHIDRSIMILKNEDTNILQNVSAEKYQHGLKLIEKAIIATDLVIYFERRNIFKRKIEVDDQTLSSQESIDLLISMMMTASDLSAITKPWDVQRKTAIMVAAEFFEQGDFETQCKYTVLPMMDRNKRYELPKMQVGFIDFVCTIVYKLLYQVREELKPLYDGMLENRAHWSDIANGNEKFDIDKELELVLYNISLESAITIGDQLETEDKGISTQTILTFDRKQMDTQTDISIPADICQPETTRPSLKTVETKTVDSQTENRTLEVSSALTQTERASLRESEHLPIVMPHEQPVINIETSEDADTGHEKVFLQRKAHSTYAQPTQAMPVINRQRRTSWIDEVAEDKRNELSQSRRGSHALNALPEEPTQPFRRMNRVFQPPVRQRLSSLEPEYIKSTPSNETIISDVNTQMTAKERPFRASSVDSQEMKAQNLTEKQESMRGIEKNTEGCRPQVDPQLKDPALNSDKRRRKCAKITTKPNPTQKLSVLKSRMCMIS; the protein is encoded by the coding sequence atggaaacagAATTTACTGAGGAAGCAGAACTTACTCAAGAAGAAGTGGATGATTTCTTGGTGAAGAATCCAATATTCGTTAGATCATGGCTCTCTAGGCGAGGATTGGGTGACTTGGGGGAAGAATTATACAATCAAAAGTTAAAGGAAGAAGCAATGGATTCCTTTATAGACTTTTTACAAAACCTCTTGTTTCACAAGAAACTTTCCCGAAGAAACCAACTCGAATCTCTTACTACAAATGAAATGtacaaagaaatattgaaagttCTTAATTCCGAGATTCATATACACTTTGTCTGTCATAAAGTTCTTCAGAATCTATGTATCTTACTTCAATGTGAAAAAGCAAATCTTTTTATGGTTCGAGGAGCTGGAAAAATTCAATATCTAACGTCGACCCTGTTTGATGTTACAGCTGAATCTACTCTTGAAGAATCACTTCATACTGAAGAAAACGCCATACGCGTTCCCTTCGGAAAAGATATTTCAGGATATGTAGCTCAGAGTAAGTGTTTACTAAATATTAAGGATGCATATCAGGATCCTCGTTTCTTATCTAATGTCGACGAAAAAACTGGATTTCGCACCAAAAGCATTCTATGCGTGCCAATTCTAGACAGTGGTGATAATTTGTTAGCTGTCGCtcaaataatgaacaaaaaagaTAACCATTTTGATTCTGAAGACGAAATAATCTGCGAGAGTTTTTTGTCCTTTTGTGCCATTAGTATGAGATGCAATAATTTTTTGCGAAGATCATTTGAGGAATACGCACATCACAAGTTATTACTGAGACTGAATCGATGTATACTAAAATATCAAAATTCTCTAATGAAACTAATATCTGAAATTACCAAACTTGCCATGGAAATGTTACAGTGTGAGAGTATTATCATCTATTTGAGTGATCCGAAAAAGGATAGTATTCACCCAACTGAAACTTCGAAAGTTTTTCAGTTATTAAAAGGAGCTTCAGATATCTCAGAAGAAATTATAACACCTAAAATAAAATTGGcaattgaacaaaatattaacaGCGGAAATACTTTGGATATGTTTCTTTCGAGGGAATTTATTGAGCAAGACACCATAGATCTTGAATGTAAGATTGAAAGCCAGCTGATTTGTTTAGCTATTAAAGATGCCAGCAAGAATTTTGTAGGCTGGATCGTATATAGCAAAGATTCAAGGGATATTTTTAGTCAAAATGATATCAGCTTGATGGAAATATTTGCAATGTTCTGCGGTTTAGCTATCTATAATTGCCGTCTTTATGAAACTGCGGCAAATATGCTGGATCAGATAGAATTTACAAACAAAGTACTTAGCTACTATACTACTTGTGATCCAGAAATTGTAGATCATTTTTTAAGTATGGAGGTACTAAGTTCAAGTTTTTACAAAATTTATCGATTCGACTTCAATGACTTCTTATATTCAGAGGATGACTCTATTTTGTTGGTTGTTCGCATATTTTTAGAAGCCAAAACATTATCCGTTCTCAACATAcctaaaaaattattatataggtGGATACTAACTGTTAAAAAGAACTATCGACCTGTCATCTATCATAATTGGCGTCATGCTATCAATGTTACTCAAATGATGTTTTGTATGTTGACTACTGGgaaattgcaaatatatttcacagaattTGATCAGATTTGCCTATTGATGGCTTCTTTGTGTCATGATCTTGATCATAGAGGATATAATAATGCGTTTCAAGTGAAGACAGCATCTCCTCTTGCTACTCTTTACAGCACGTCTGTGTTGGAAAACCATCATATAGATCGAAGTATCATGATATTAAAAAATGAAGatacaaatattttacaaaacgTTTCAGCTGAAAAGTATCAGCATGGCCTTAAATTAATCGAGAAAGCAATCATTGCTACGGATCTCGTAATATATTTtgagagaagaaatattttcaaacggAAAATAGAAGTCGATGACCAAACGTTGTCATCTCAAGAAAGCATTGATTTACTAATTAGCATGATGATGACTGCGTCTGATCTTTCAGCTATTACTAAGCCATGGGATGTTCAAAGAAAGACTGCTATTATGGTCGCAGCCGAATTCTTCGAACAAGGTGACTTCGAAACCCAATGTAAATATACTGTGTTGCCTATGATGGATCGCAATAAAAGATACGAATTGCCCAAAATGCAAGttggttttattgattttgtgtgTACAATAGTTTACAAACTTCTTTATCAGGTGCGTGAGGAATTAAAACCCCTTTACGATGGGATGCTTGAAAACAGAGCTCATTGGTCTGATATTGCAAATGGTAATGAAAAATTTGATATTGATAAAGAGTTGGAATTAGTTTTATATAACATTTCACTGGAAAGTGCTATAACAATCGGAGACCAATTAGAGACGGAAGACAAAGGTATTTCGACCCAAACTATTTTAACATTTGATCGAAAGCAAATGGATACTCAGACTGATATTTCAATCCCAGCAGATATATGTCAACCAGAAACTACCAGACCATCTTTGAAAACCGTTGAGACAAAAACAGTGGACAGTCAAACCGAAAATCGAACTCTGGAAGTGTCTTCGGCATTAACTCAAACAGAAAGGGCTTCTTTGAGGGAATCAGAACACTTGCCGATTGTAATGCCACACGAACAACCAGTGATTAATATAGAAACATCAGAAGACGCTGACACTGGGCATGAAAAGGTGTTTTTACAGAGAAAAGCTCACAGTACTTATGCACAGCCAACTCAAGCTATGCCTGTAATCAATCGGCAGAGACGAACTAGTTGGATCGATGAAGTTGCTGAAGACAAACGTAACGAATTATCACAAAGCCGACGAGGAAGCCATGCTCTGAATGCCTTACCTGAAGAACCCACCCAACCATTCAGAAGAATGAATCGTGTTTTTCAACCACCAGTACGGCAAAGACTATCATCTTTAGAACCCGAATATATCAAAAGCACACCATCAAACGAAACCATCATCTCGGATGTTAATACACAAATGACTGCAAAGGAAAGGCCTTTCAGAGCATCGTCTGTTGACTCTCAGGAGATGAAAGCACAGAATCTCACAGAAAAACAAGAGAGCATGAGAGGAATTGAAAAAAACACTGAAGGTTGTAGACCGCAGGTAGACCCGCAGTTAAAAGATCCGGCGTTGAACTCCGATAAGCGAAGACGAAAATGCGCGAAAATTACTACGAAACCAAACCCTACTCAAAAACTAAGTGTTCTTAAAAGCAGAATGTGCATGATATCCTAG